In Lutra lutra chromosome 13, mLutLut1.2, whole genome shotgun sequence, one genomic interval encodes:
- the SURF6 gene encoding surfeit locus protein 6 isoform X3, with amino-acid sequence MASLLAKDAYLQGLARKICRQPSPEPQQPGRTRGSEAAGPPKKKRRKTQKKSREREKAVELKTQALGGESPAPSRARKPAVCEEGEAFPSTRSPAHGDMEPGQLTPETLATEPDSLFALDVVRQRLHEKIREARGQGQTMELSLAALEKRQRRKQERDRKKRKRKELRAKEKAAEVVDLPCELPQEPLREDVPAGLLFNKVEVTAEQATSKAQRRKEKRRELKGNLAPLTGRNYRQLLERLQARQARLEELRGRDEGKARELQSKMQWTDLLYKAEGVRIRDDERRLQEALKRKEKWRAQRRRRWEKRTAHVVEKMQQRQDRRRRNLREKRAARAERRLEKARRKGRVLPQDLERAGLA; translated from the exons ATGGCTTCTCTGCTGGCCAAGGACGCCTACCTGCAGGGTCTGGCCAGGAAGATCTGCCGCCAGCCCAGCCCGGAGCCGCAGCAGC CCGGCAGAACTCGAGGCTCAGAAGCTGCTGGGCccccaaaaaagaagaggaggaaaacacagaagaaatcaCGGGAGCGGGAGAAGGCTGTGGAGCTGAAGACCCAGGCTCTGGGGGGAGAATCTCCAGCACCTTCCAGGGCCAGAAAGCCGGCAGTATGTGAGGAGGGAGAGGCCTTCCCCTCCACGCGGTCCCCAGCACATGGGGATATGGAGCCGGGCCAGCTGACACCAG AAACCCTGGCCACAGAGCCCGACTCTCTGTTTGCCCTGGATGTCGTGCGGCAGCGACTACATGAGAAAATCCGGGAGGCTCGGGGCcag GGCCAAACCATGGAGCTGTCTCTTGCTGCTTTGGAGAAAAGACAGCGGAGAAAGCAGGAGCGGGACCGGAAAAAGAGGAAGCGAAAGGAGTTGAGAGCAAAGGAGAAGGCGGCGGAGGTGGTGGATCTGCCCTGTGAGCTACCCCAAGAACCGCTGCGAGAGGACGTACCAGCGGGGCTGCTCTTCAATAAG GTGGAGGTGACTGCGGAGCAAGCCACCAGCAAGGCCCAGCGCCGCAAGGAGAAGAGGCGGGAGCTGAAGGGGAACCTGGCGCCGCTGACAGGCAGGAACTACCGGCAGCTGCTGGAGCGCCTACAGGCCAGGCAGGCTCGGCTGGAGGAGCTGCGGGGCCGGGACGAGGGGAAGGCGCGGGAGCTGCAGAGCAAGATGCAGTGGACCGACCTGCTGTACAAGGCGGAGGGCGTGCGCATCCGCGACGACGAGCGCCGGCTGCAGGAGGCCCTGAAACGCAAGGAGAAGTGGCGGGCACAGCGGCGGCGCAGGTGGGAGAAGCGCACGGCCCACGTGGTGGAGAAGATGCAGCAGCGGCAGGACAGGCGGAGGCGGAACCTGCGCGAGAAGAGGGCGGCCCGGGCCGAGCGGCGCCTGGAGAAGGCCCGCAGGAAGGGCCgggtcctgccccaggacctggaACGGGCCGGCCTGGCATGA
- the SURF6 gene encoding surfeit locus protein 6 isoform X2: protein MASLLAKDAYLQGLARKICRQPSPEPQQRTPAGRTRGSEAAGPPKKKRRKTQKKSREREKAVELKTQALGGESPAPSRARKPAVCEEGEAFPSTRSPAHGDMEPGQLTPETLATEPDSLFALDVVRQRLHEKIREARGQGQTMELSLAALEKRQRRKQERDRKKRKRKELRAKEKAAEVVDLPCELPQEPLREDVPAGLLFNKVTAEQATSKAQRRKEKRRELKGNLAPLTGRNYRQLLERLQARQARLEELRGRDEGKARELQSKMQWTDLLYKAEGVRIRDDERRLQEALKRKEKWRAQRRRRWEKRTAHVVEKMQQRQDRRRRNLREKRAARAERRLEKARRKGRVLPQDLERAGLA from the exons ATGGCTTCTCTGCTGGCCAAGGACGCCTACCTGCAGGGTCTGGCCAGGAAGATCTGCCGCCAGCCCAGCCCGGAGCCGCAGCAGCGCACGCCCG CCGGCAGAACTCGAGGCTCAGAAGCTGCTGGGCccccaaaaaagaagaggaggaaaacacagaagaaatcaCGGGAGCGGGAGAAGGCTGTGGAGCTGAAGACCCAGGCTCTGGGGGGAGAATCTCCAGCACCTTCCAGGGCCAGAAAGCCGGCAGTATGTGAGGAGGGAGAGGCCTTCCCCTCCACGCGGTCCCCAGCACATGGGGATATGGAGCCGGGCCAGCTGACACCAG AAACCCTGGCCACAGAGCCCGACTCTCTGTTTGCCCTGGATGTCGTGCGGCAGCGACTACATGAGAAAATCCGGGAGGCTCGGGGCcag GGCCAAACCATGGAGCTGTCTCTTGCTGCTTTGGAGAAAAGACAGCGGAGAAAGCAGGAGCGGGACCGGAAAAAGAGGAAGCGAAAGGAGTTGAGAGCAAAGGAGAAGGCGGCGGAGGTGGTGGATCTGCCCTGTGAGCTACCCCAAGAACCGCTGCGAGAGGACGTACCAGCGGGGCTGCTCTTCAATAAG GTGACTGCGGAGCAAGCCACCAGCAAGGCCCAGCGCCGCAAGGAGAAGAGGCGGGAGCTGAAGGGGAACCTGGCGCCGCTGACAGGCAGGAACTACCGGCAGCTGCTGGAGCGCCTACAGGCCAGGCAGGCTCGGCTGGAGGAGCTGCGGGGCCGGGACGAGGGGAAGGCGCGGGAGCTGCAGAGCAAGATGCAGTGGACCGACCTGCTGTACAAGGCGGAGGGCGTGCGCATCCGCGACGACGAGCGCCGGCTGCAGGAGGCCCTGAAACGCAAGGAGAAGTGGCGGGCACAGCGGCGGCGCAGGTGGGAGAAGCGCACGGCCCACGTGGTGGAGAAGATGCAGCAGCGGCAGGACAGGCGGAGGCGGAACCTGCGCGAGAAGAGGGCGGCCCGGGCCGAGCGGCGCCTGGAGAAGGCCCGCAGGAAGGGCCgggtcctgccccaggacctggaACGGGCCGGCCTGGCATGA
- the SURF6 gene encoding surfeit locus protein 6 isoform X1 has protein sequence MASLLAKDAYLQGLARKICRQPSPEPQQRTPAGRTRGSEAAGPPKKKRRKTQKKSREREKAVELKTQALGGESPAPSRARKPAVCEEGEAFPSTRSPAHGDMEPGQLTPETLATEPDSLFALDVVRQRLHEKIREARGQGQTMELSLAALEKRQRRKQERDRKKRKRKELRAKEKAAEVVDLPCELPQEPLREDVPAGLLFNKVEVTAEQATSKAQRRKEKRRELKGNLAPLTGRNYRQLLERLQARQARLEELRGRDEGKARELQSKMQWTDLLYKAEGVRIRDDERRLQEALKRKEKWRAQRRRRWEKRTAHVVEKMQQRQDRRRRNLREKRAARAERRLEKARRKGRVLPQDLERAGLA, from the exons ATGGCTTCTCTGCTGGCCAAGGACGCCTACCTGCAGGGTCTGGCCAGGAAGATCTGCCGCCAGCCCAGCCCGGAGCCGCAGCAGCGCACGCCCG CCGGCAGAACTCGAGGCTCAGAAGCTGCTGGGCccccaaaaaagaagaggaggaaaacacagaagaaatcaCGGGAGCGGGAGAAGGCTGTGGAGCTGAAGACCCAGGCTCTGGGGGGAGAATCTCCAGCACCTTCCAGGGCCAGAAAGCCGGCAGTATGTGAGGAGGGAGAGGCCTTCCCCTCCACGCGGTCCCCAGCACATGGGGATATGGAGCCGGGCCAGCTGACACCAG AAACCCTGGCCACAGAGCCCGACTCTCTGTTTGCCCTGGATGTCGTGCGGCAGCGACTACATGAGAAAATCCGGGAGGCTCGGGGCcag GGCCAAACCATGGAGCTGTCTCTTGCTGCTTTGGAGAAAAGACAGCGGAGAAAGCAGGAGCGGGACCGGAAAAAGAGGAAGCGAAAGGAGTTGAGAGCAAAGGAGAAGGCGGCGGAGGTGGTGGATCTGCCCTGTGAGCTACCCCAAGAACCGCTGCGAGAGGACGTACCAGCGGGGCTGCTCTTCAATAAG GTGGAGGTGACTGCGGAGCAAGCCACCAGCAAGGCCCAGCGCCGCAAGGAGAAGAGGCGGGAGCTGAAGGGGAACCTGGCGCCGCTGACAGGCAGGAACTACCGGCAGCTGCTGGAGCGCCTACAGGCCAGGCAGGCTCGGCTGGAGGAGCTGCGGGGCCGGGACGAGGGGAAGGCGCGGGAGCTGCAGAGCAAGATGCAGTGGACCGACCTGCTGTACAAGGCGGAGGGCGTGCGCATCCGCGACGACGAGCGCCGGCTGCAGGAGGCCCTGAAACGCAAGGAGAAGTGGCGGGCACAGCGGCGGCGCAGGTGGGAGAAGCGCACGGCCCACGTGGTGGAGAAGATGCAGCAGCGGCAGGACAGGCGGAGGCGGAACCTGCGCGAGAAGAGGGCGGCCCGGGCCGAGCGGCGCCTGGAGAAGGCCCGCAGGAAGGGCCgggtcctgccccaggacctggaACGGGCCGGCCTGGCATGA